In the Pyrolobus fumarii 1A genome, one interval contains:
- a CDS encoding 50S ribosomal protein L30 has protein sequence MSMQAETGTVAGRQVKLYAIIRIRGRVGVPPDVRKTLENLRLHRKFHLVLYPSILPGIDGMLQKVKDWVTWGEIDRETLIELLRKRGRVPGDKPLTDEYVREKLGLSGIEELADKLLRAEIMLHKLYDKKRHVWIIKPVFRLHPPRGGFKGSIKKPYGAGGELGYRGYAINELIRRML, from the coding sequence ATGTCGATGCAGGCTGAGACGGGCACGGTAGCGGGGCGCCAGGTTAAGCTCTACGCGATAATCAGGATTAGGGGGCGTGTAGGCGTACCACCTGATGTAAGAAAGACCCTCGAGAATCTAAGGCTCCATAGAAAGTTCCACCTGGTACTCTACCCGTCCATATTGCCAGGCATCGATGGTATGCTACAAAAGGTGAAGGACTGGGTCACCTGGGGCGAGATTGACAGGGAGACGCTCATAGAGCTTCTTAGGAAGAGGGGGCGCGTGCCTGGCGACAAACCATTGACCGACGAGTATGTGCGCGAGAAGCTAGGGCTCAGCGGCATCGAGGAACTTGCTGATAAGTTACTACGCGCTGAGATAATGTTGCACAAGCTGTATGACAAGAAGAGGCATGTGTGGATAATCAAGCCTGTATTCCGTCTACACCCGCCGCGCGGCGGCTTCAAGGGTAGCATAAAGAAGCCTTATGGTGCTGGTGGCGAGCTAGGTTACCGCGGCTACGCTATAAACGAGCTTATTAGGCGTATGTTGTAA
- a CDS encoding uL15m family ribosomal protein: MVVRRRKKSRKLRGRTRSMGWGRIGQHRGSGARGGFGAAGMHKHMWTWVVKYAPTWFGKHGFNRPPELVAQPREINVGELDELVDKLLREGLAREENGKIVVNLAELGYNTLLGKGKVSRPLRVIVPRATEKAIEKIKAAGGEVVILGEGEEGA, translated from the coding sequence ATGGTCGTGCGTAGGAGGAAGAAGAGTAGGAAGCTTCGTGGCAGAACCAGGAGCATGGGTTGGGGTAGGATAGGCCAGCATCGTGGCAGCGGTGCTAGGGGTGGCTTCGGTGCAGCTGGTATGCACAAGCACATGTGGACCTGGGTTGTCAAGTACGCGCCAACCTGGTTCGGTAAGCATGGTTTCAACAGGCCACCAGAGCTGGTAGCACAGCCTCGCGAGATAAACGTGGGCGAGCTTGACGAGCTGGTGGACAAGTTGCTCCGTGAAGGTCTAGCTAGGGAGGAGAATGGCAAGATCGTTGTAAACCTAGCCGAGCTAGGGTACAACACTCTGCTCGGTAAGGGTAAGGTGAGCCGCCCGCTCCGTGTTATAGTGCCACGCGCGACTGAAAAGGCCATAGAGAAGATCAAGGCAGCCGGCGGTGAGGTGGTTATCCTAGGCGAGGGGGAGGAGGGCGCCTAA